TTATTTCAAAAAAGAATTTGGAAGCAAAGGCAGAGGTTTATGAGCAAGACGGCAGGGGTGTGATAAAAACAAAGGGTGTCTCTGCCCATGGTAGCCTGCCTTTCAAGGGTGAGAATGCGATATCGTATATGTTTGACATTCTGCAGGATCTTTATGAAAGAGAAGATGAGTTTAAAAGATTTATAGAATTTTATAACAAACACATTGGCTATGATATATTTGGCAAAGGGTTGAATATCGCTTTTGAAGACCAGAAATCAGGGAAGCTTGTTTTGAACGCCGGCATGGTAAAAAAATTTGATGATAAAGTGGTGCTGACAGTTAATATTCGCTATCCGGTTGAGACAGTTTATGAAGAAATTGAAAAAGAGATACTAAATGTGATAAAAGATTACGATGTTGATTACAAACTAATTACAGACATGCCACCGCTTTATTTTGAAGAAGACCACTTTTTGATAAAGACACTGCTTGATGTATATAAGGAATTTACAGGGGATGATGGCAGACCACTTGTAATAGGTGGCGGTACGTATGCGAGGTGGGCGAAAAATGTGGTGGCGTTTGGACCCAACATGCCGGGGGACGAAGAGGTTGCACACCAGAAAGATGAGTATATAGCTGTTGACAGACTCTTGATGTGTGCAAAGATTTATGCAAATGCAATCTACAGGTTGGCTAAAAAAGATTAAGCAAAGAAAGAAGAGAGGCATTTTTTGCAGGCTTTCTTCAAGAAAGCAGCTATTTTTAGCCTCTCTTTTTTTTATTTAAAAGAAAATATTGGATCTTTTACTAATAATAATGGGTATTTTCCATGACATTTATTATTATACGAATATTAAATCTTCTTTGACAGTGAAACAAAATTTTTCTTTTCTCGTTGTATTAAATATAATAAAATTTTAGGTGTGTGATGAAAAAATATAGTTCAAAAGAGAGGTACGCTTGCAGAAGATGGATGAAAAAGAATTGGTTGAAAAAGCCAAGAATGATAAGAAATATTTTGAAAAGCTGTATGAGATGTACTTTGATAAAATATACTCTTACATATACTACAAAACATTTAATCATCCAATAACAGAGGATCTGACCAGTGAGACATTTATGAAAGTTTTAAAATCGCTGAACAAATTTGAATACAGAGAAAACCACTCTTTCTCAGCATGGATATTCAAAATTGCTCAGAATGTGGTAAATGATTATTACAGATCTAAAAAGGAGTATGTAGATATAGAGAAAATAACAAACAATCTGAGCATTAAAACACCCGAGGATGAACTTTTTGAGAAAATGGACAGAGACAGTTTGAGAAAAGCACTGTCCAAACTTACAAAAGATCAGCAGGAGGTTGTAATATTGCGTTATGGTGCGAACATGAAACTGAACGAAATAGCAAAGATTAAAAACAAGTCAGATGTTGCGATAAGAGCTCTATTTTTCAGGGCTATCCATTCTTTAAAGGAAATGCTTTTAAAAGAGGTGCATGAAAGTGAATGATGAAAAGCTTGACAATTTGTTTGAAGAGGCGTTCAGGGTAGAGTACAGGAAGGAGTTCAAAGAAGAGCTTAAAAATGTACTTCTTGAAGAATATGATAAAAGGAAAAAAGGTAGATTTTTTATTCGATTTTCAACAGCAGCTGCTGCGTGCCTTGTGCTGGGTATTTTACTTTTTTTAAGCTTTAAGCTTAACATAAAAGGAAATTTTGAAGTGACAAACACGTCTTTTGTAAAAAACGAAATAGAACAGGCATTGAATTTAAACCCGGCAAAAGATATTGAAAAACATGAAGAAAATTTTGCAGAGTCAAACCA
The Caldicellulosiruptor morganii DNA segment above includes these coding regions:
- a CDS encoding sigma-70 family RNA polymerase sigma factor, with translation MDEKELVEKAKNDKKYFEKLYEMYFDKIYSYIYYKTFNHPITEDLTSETFMKVLKSLNKFEYRENHSFSAWIFKIAQNVVNDYYRSKKEYVDIEKITNNLSIKTPEDELFEKMDRDSLRKALSKLTKDQQEVVILRYGANMKLNEIAKIKNKSDVAIRALFFRAIHSLKEMLLKEVHESE